From one Gracilibacillus salinarum genomic stretch:
- a CDS encoding DEAD/DEAH box helicase, translating to MENSTFQQFSLSNEIEKALDVLKYTKPTDVQNEVIPRALENQDIIVQSQTGSGKTAAFAIPICEKVSWEENSPQALVLAPTRELAAQVREDITNIGRFKRIKALALYGREPIAFQKEELNQKTHVVVGTPGRVMDHIRQGTLQLDQVKYLVIDEADEMLKMGFIDEVEAIIQQVPSDRVTMLYSATLPRAVEQLCQQYMEDPAKIKIKTEMTTATIQHDLYEVKQSEKLATLQDVATVENPDSCIIFCNTQEHVEEVCTELQESGYTCEQIHGGLEQDRRFSVMDGFKTGQFRYLVATDVAARGIDVDNVSLVINYDVPIKKDSYVHRTGRTGRAGKQGKAITLADRYEEKYIASIERYIGFALERKEVPSTKEVSESKPSFMEKMAAPRIVKNNKTARINQDIMKLHFNGGKKKKIRAMDLVGTISNIPNVTADDIGIITIKDNWSYVDILNGKGSLVLEAMEHTTVKGKKLKVSKAMK from the coding sequence ATGGAAAATAGTACGTTTCAACAATTCTCCTTAAGTAATGAAATAGAAAAAGCGTTGGATGTTTTAAAATATACAAAGCCTACCGACGTTCAAAATGAAGTGATTCCGCGTGCGCTGGAAAATCAAGATATAATCGTTCAGTCCCAAACAGGCAGTGGTAAAACAGCTGCTTTCGCAATTCCAATCTGTGAAAAAGTAAGCTGGGAAGAAAACAGTCCGCAAGCATTGGTGTTAGCACCAACGAGGGAATTGGCTGCTCAGGTTCGCGAAGACATTACTAATATTGGCAGATTCAAACGAATTAAAGCATTGGCGCTCTACGGCAGGGAGCCTATTGCTTTTCAAAAGGAAGAATTAAATCAAAAAACACATGTAGTGGTTGGAACGCCGGGACGTGTTATGGATCATATTCGTCAAGGAACGTTGCAGCTCGATCAGGTAAAATATCTCGTCATCGATGAAGCGGATGAAATGTTGAAGATGGGCTTTATTGATGAAGTAGAGGCGATTATCCAGCAAGTCCCTTCTGACCGCGTCACGATGTTATACTCTGCTACATTACCAAGAGCAGTCGAACAATTATGTCAGCAATATATGGAGGATCCAGCCAAAATTAAAATCAAAACAGAAATGACAACGGCGACGATTCAGCATGATTTGTATGAAGTGAAACAATCAGAGAAATTGGCAACACTCCAAGATGTCGCAACCGTTGAGAATCCGGATAGTTGTATTATTTTCTGTAACACACAGGAGCATGTAGAAGAAGTGTGCACAGAATTGCAAGAATCTGGATACACATGTGAGCAGATTCATGGTGGTTTGGAGCAGGACCGACGCTTTTCTGTGATGGATGGCTTTAAGACAGGACAATTCCGTTATCTTGTTGCAACAGATGTAGCAGCAAGAGGGATCGATGTCGATAACGTGTCGCTTGTTATCAATTATGATGTACCTATCAAGAAAGACAGCTATGTACACCGGACAGGCAGAACAGGACGTGCTGGCAAACAAGGAAAAGCAATTACATTAGCAGATAGGTATGAAGAGAAATATATAGCAAGCATTGAACGTTATATCGGTTTTGCACTCGAGAGAAAAGAAGTCCCCTCAACAAAAGAAGTAAGCGAGTCAAAGCCTTCTTTCATGGAAAAAATGGCTGCACCTCGTATTGTGAAAAATAATAAAACGGCTAGAATCAATCAAGACATTATGAAGCTGCACTTTAATGGCGGTAAAAAGAAAAAAATCCGTGCGATGGATCTTGTTGGTACAATATCCAATATCCCAAATGTAACAGCTGATGATATCGGGATCATTACCATCAAAGACAACTGGTCTTATGTGGATATTTTAAATGGTAAAGGTTCATTAGTGCTAGAAGCCATGGAGCATACGACGGTCAAAGGTAAGAAATTGAAAGTAAGTAAAGCGATGAAATAA
- the istB gene encoding IS21-like element helper ATPase IstB, giving the protein MDKKQQIVEICKELRLPSIRKMVQEETDFQNPKQAYEVLLQVLLQEKSDRLVRAKQNRIRAANFPQKKLLEELIVEALPSQAKQKLPFLKTLDFITEGQNVILTGSPGTGKSHIAIGLGMEACLAGYRVFFATVPSLINQLKEHRSERTLRSFELKFEKYDLVVLDELGYISFDKEGAELLFSHLSLRAGRKSTIITSNLSFLKWQEIFHDPVLTAALTDRLTHKSHVLNMNGPSFRMKETEDWLKTSAEEVAQI; this is encoded by the coding sequence ATGGATAAAAAGCAGCAAATTGTAGAGATATGTAAAGAATTACGTTTACCAAGCATTCGGAAAATGGTACAGGAGGAAACAGATTTTCAAAATCCAAAACAAGCCTATGAAGTTTTATTGCAAGTTCTTTTACAGGAGAAAAGTGATCGGTTAGTACGCGCAAAGCAAAACAGAATCCGTGCAGCTAATTTCCCGCAGAAAAAGCTATTAGAAGAATTAATCGTAGAGGCATTGCCAAGTCAAGCAAAACAAAAATTACCGTTTCTAAAAACTTTGGATTTTATTACGGAAGGACAAAATGTCATTCTTACAGGATCACCAGGTACAGGTAAGTCACATATTGCCATAGGATTAGGTATGGAAGCATGCTTAGCTGGATATAGAGTGTTTTTTGCGACGGTACCCTCGTTAATTAACCAGCTTAAGGAACATCGTTCGGAGAGAACACTGCGATCATTTGAATTGAAATTTGAAAAATATGATTTGGTTGTTCTCGATGAATTAGGTTATATCTCATTTGACAAAGAAGGTGCAGAATTATTATTTTCTCACCTATCGTTAAGAGCAGGAAGGAAATCAACCATTATTACAAGCAACCTGTCATTTCTAAAATGGCAGGAGATTTTCCACGATCCAGTACTTACTGCCGCATTAACAGACCGTTTAACACACAAATCACATGTGTTAAACATGAATGGGCCTTCTTTCAGAATGAAAGAAACGGAGGATTGGCTAAAAACAAGTGCTGAGGAAGTGGCTCAAATTTAA
- a CDS encoding GNAT family N-acetyltransferase has translation MINLSLQQWAYKDFIINTSKEELDIDTIHHFLSKESYWAQGIAMEDVKKSIDNTTLCFGMYQINKDTNKKRMIGFARVISDLVTFAYLTDVFIVKDFKGLGLGKWLLETITNYDELKIRRILLMTEDGHTLYDKFGFETLDKPDLFMQIKGKGAL, from the coding sequence TTGATTAATCTGTCACTACAACAATGGGCATATAAAGACTTTATCATTAACACCAGCAAAGAAGAATTAGATATCGATACCATCCATCATTTTTTGAGTAAAGAATCGTATTGGGCGCAAGGTATCGCAATGGAAGATGTCAAGAAATCGATTGATAATACAACATTATGCTTTGGCATGTATCAGATAAATAAAGATACAAACAAGAAAAGAATGATTGGTTTTGCCAGGGTGATTTCGGATTTGGTTACCTTTGCCTACCTAACTGATGTTTTTATCGTAAAGGATTTCAAAGGGCTAGGATTAGGTAAGTGGTTACTAGAAACAATAACTAATTATGATGAATTAAAGATCCGAAGAATTTTGTTAATGACGGAAGATGGTCATACATTATACGATAAATTCGGATTTGAAACGTTAGATAAGCCGGATTTATTCATGCAAATAAAAGGGAAAGGCGCTTTGTAA
- a CDS encoding HAAS domain-containing protein, whose amino-acid sequence MKLSAKSEDFLENLKLYLFSSGKNMDESEEIIEELESHLYEAEKAGKNIDEIISMSPKTYMEQIADEVPFDLLSLLKYIPIIFLGGFSYILLGQVIRGDLSYSFVQLIGYPVIFLCFLLITSVTFKMIASKNLTRVTEWLLFLMPGMLIICFFIGLHYLNDFIDSPDIRFGDTVSIITAILAICILIAIALWSKTWFSIIIPIILFLPEAAVRMTAFPEETKIIVTSALTIVLFLSYIIMITTIEKRKVD is encoded by the coding sequence ATGAAACTTTCTGCTAAAAGTGAGGATTTTTTAGAAAACTTGAAATTGTATTTATTCTCAAGCGGAAAAAACATGGATGAAAGCGAAGAAATTATTGAAGAATTAGAAAGTCACTTATACGAGGCAGAAAAAGCGGGGAAAAATATAGATGAGATCATTAGTATGTCACCTAAAACCTATATGGAGCAAATTGCAGATGAAGTTCCCTTTGATTTATTAAGTCTGTTGAAGTATATTCCGATAATTTTTCTTGGAGGATTTTCTTATATTCTATTAGGTCAAGTGATCAGAGGCGACCTCTCCTATTCCTTCGTTCAACTTATCGGCTATCCTGTGATTTTTTTGTGTTTTTTATTAATCACTTCTGTCACATTTAAAATGATTGCAAGTAAAAATCTGACTAGAGTAACAGAATGGTTATTGTTCTTAATGCCTGGGATGTTGATAATTTGCTTTTTTATCGGATTACATTATTTGAATGATTTCATCGATTCACCTGATATACGCTTTGGAGATACTGTTTCTATCATCACCGCTATTCTGGCAATTTGTATATTGATTGCAATTGCATTATGGAGTAAGACATGGTTTTCTATTATCATTCCGATTATATTATTTTTACCAGAAGCAGCTGTACGAATGACAGCTTTTCCTGAGGAGACGAAAATCATTGTAACTAGCGCCCTTACTATCGTATTATTTTTAAGTTATATTATAATGATAACTACAATCGAAAAAAGAAAGGTTGATTAA
- a CDS encoding PadR family transcriptional regulator encodes MSSTQILKGILEGCLLSIIAKGEIYGYEMTEKLYSYGFTMVSEGSIYPLLLRMKKEGLVATHHKKIPSGGPKRKYYTLTAKGEDELKAFKQKWDDISTSVHELLGKEG; translated from the coding sequence TTGTCTTCTACGCAAATTTTAAAAGGTATTCTTGAAGGATGTCTCCTCTCCATCATTGCAAAAGGAGAAATTTACGGATACGAAATGACGGAAAAACTTTATAGTTACGGATTTACTATGGTCAGCGAAGGCAGCATTTACCCCTTATTATTACGAATGAAAAAAGAAGGACTGGTAGCTACTCATCATAAAAAGATTCCATCGGGTGGACCAAAGCGTAAATATTACACGTTAACTGCAAAAGGCGAAGATGAATTGAAAGCATTCAAACAAAAGTGGGATGATATCTCTACAAGTGTTCATGAATTATTAGGAAAGGAAGGATGA
- a CDS encoding methyl-accepting chemotaxis protein yields MMKKKANINKSNQFFILYSLLIAILSMAAMVLVLDFLSLTVTSIYFVISVFAVLVLATGFALLLVKWKPFSTAEDTITEETEVNATEMDDDTKELSSKTAAAAMQLQSTTKETSDAISEISTTMQDMASGVDTQANEIQEANQTSGQIFFSLKEIEESINFVSEISAQAIDQSRNGDEAVVKIMKQMELIGDQVNQSIEVVHQLDQKTNQVGDILSMITDISNQTNLLALNAAIEAARAGEHGQGFSVVADEVRKLAEQTNNATNQTQGLIQEIQAGTAEVTNVISKGGQSIKDGAALNDNVKEVFHEIAENIDEVDEFIGDLKSAIFDVTNNMHQMSTSMTKVSEEVTGSNANIENVVAVIEELNASMQEVSSSAHVLSDIANTLDEKMN; encoded by the coding sequence ATGATGAAAAAAAAAGCTAATATAAATAAAAGCAATCAGTTTTTCATTTTATATTCTTTATTAATTGCAATCCTGTCAATGGCCGCGATGGTCCTTGTCTTGGACTTTCTCTCCTTGACTGTAACTAGTATATATTTTGTCATTAGTGTGTTTGCTGTGCTTGTATTAGCTACAGGGTTCGCTCTACTATTGGTAAAATGGAAGCCGTTTTCCACTGCGGAAGATACTATAACAGAAGAAACAGAAGTGAATGCAACCGAGATGGATGATGATACAAAAGAGCTCTCCTCCAAAACAGCAGCTGCAGCGATGCAATTACAGTCTACTACCAAAGAAACAAGTGATGCGATTTCAGAAATTTCAACTACTATGCAGGACATGGCTTCAGGTGTAGATACTCAAGCTAACGAAATACAGGAAGCAAATCAAACATCCGGGCAAATTTTCTTTAGCTTAAAAGAGATTGAAGAAAGTATTAATTTTGTTTCAGAAATATCTGCGCAGGCGATTGATCAATCCAGAAATGGCGATGAAGCAGTAGTAAAGATTATGAAACAAATGGAGCTTATTGGTGATCAAGTTAACCAATCTATTGAAGTAGTGCACCAGTTAGATCAAAAAACGAATCAAGTCGGCGATATACTGTCGATGATTACAGACATTTCAAATCAGACCAACCTGTTAGCACTTAACGCAGCGATTGAAGCAGCTCGCGCTGGAGAACATGGACAAGGCTTCTCTGTCGTGGCAGATGAAGTAAGAAAATTAGCTGAACAAACGAACAACGCAACGAATCAAACACAGGGATTGATTCAAGAAATTCAAGCAGGTACAGCAGAAGTGACGAACGTTATTTCAAAAGGGGGCCAGTCGATAAAAGACGGTGCAGCCCTTAATGACAATGTAAAAGAAGTCTTCCATGAAATTGCGGAGAATATTGACGAAGTAGATGAATTCATCGGTGACCTAAAATCAGCAATATTTGACGTAACCAACAATATGCACCAAATGTCTACCTCGATGACAAAAGTGTCTGAAGAAGTAACTGGCTCTAACGCCAATATCGAAAATGTAGTAGCTGTTATTGAAGAATTGAATGCCTCTATGCAAGAAGTATCAAGTTCGGCACATGTACTTTCTGATATAGCAAATACGTTGGACGAGAAAATGAACTAA
- a CDS encoding carboxymuconolactone decarboxylase family protein, which yields MNKQELGWKKVDELGGARGMKAIKAMEDASPRLARLALEFGYADVYENDNLDLKQRALVTLSSLISQGDAGRGLHYHFYAALNVGLKKEEVLELINHCSAYVGFPKAIHALHIFQEVAEEFENNN from the coding sequence GTGAATAAACAAGAATTAGGTTGGAAAAAAGTTGATGAATTAGGTGGCGCAAGAGGGATGAAGGCCATTAAAGCAATGGAAGATGCTTCTCCCCGTCTGGCGAGGCTCGCCTTAGAGTTTGGTTATGCTGATGTATATGAAAATGATAATCTAGATTTAAAGCAGAGGGCGCTTGTGACACTATCATCACTTATTTCGCAAGGTGATGCCGGAAGAGGACTTCACTATCATTTTTATGCCGCTTTAAATGTTGGCTTAAAGAAAGAAGAAGTGTTAGAACTGATCAATCATTGCAGTGCCTATGTTGGATTTCCGAAAGCCATTCACGCATTGCATATTTTCCAGGAAGTAGCAGAAGAATTCGAAAATAATAACTAG
- a CDS encoding thiamine pyrophosphate-binding protein, producing MVSLATNLVKIIKQLGCEQAFGIPGKPITPLIMEMENQGVNFVLSRHECGAGYMATGYALQNQTLGVALGTSGPGGTNLLTAAGQAKAFNAPVLFITGHPPLVDSGKALGQDSSMFGTDLVELFKPLTLFSARVDDASLLSSYLQHALQKALTGKMGPVHLSIPLDILTQEIPELDMPNWQIADNPISANLSRVKQLLTTAQKPVILAGKGAHRSKAYQELQDFAEDWQIPVMTTPGGKGAFPTHHPLSLGSFGLGGTAAAETYVEEGIDVMLVIGTRLSDMSTAGLHPNLYPKHIIQFDQEEVFVGKTILVDTLLIKGDAKQNLSTLIMQYAPDHSVHKRNLTSYWLEEKSAREQIARKESKNDRLSTANVMLHLRDFLPPDTVVYGDDGSHTFYGIKYFDTLKPGTFYFDDVFGAMGHGLGLAIGASLVKQDQPIVCFVGDGCFMMHGMELSTAVDQQANVTFVVFNNGMLDMVDKGMKIGLGKSAGTTYQYGINATQFGVSIGMDSTRCQSMYEIETAIKQAVETDGPSIVEVLTCKDEVPPTLKRG from the coding sequence TTGGTTAGCTTAGCTACTAATTTAGTAAAAATTATTAAACAATTAGGCTGTGAACAGGCATTTGGAATTCCTGGTAAACCCATCACGCCGTTAATTATGGAAATGGAAAATCAAGGTGTTAATTTTGTACTTTCCCGCCACGAATGCGGGGCAGGTTATATGGCTACAGGATATGCATTGCAAAACCAAACGCTTGGTGTAGCTCTTGGTACCTCTGGTCCCGGTGGAACAAACTTACTTACTGCAGCCGGACAGGCGAAAGCATTCAACGCGCCGGTATTATTCATTACAGGGCACCCGCCTTTAGTAGATAGCGGTAAAGCACTCGGACAAGATTCCAGTATGTTTGGAACCGATTTGGTCGAATTATTCAAACCACTAACTCTTTTTAGCGCAAGAGTAGATGATGCATCTCTTTTATCAAGTTACTTGCAACATGCTCTTCAAAAAGCGCTCACAGGAAAAATGGGACCTGTCCACTTATCGATTCCGCTTGATATCTTGACACAGGAAATCCCTGAGTTAGACATGCCGAATTGGCAGATAGCGGACAATCCTATTTCTGCAAATTTAAGTCGAGTGAAGCAATTATTAACAACAGCTCAAAAGCCCGTCATCTTAGCAGGGAAAGGGGCACATCGTTCTAAGGCATATCAGGAGCTGCAAGATTTTGCAGAAGACTGGCAGATACCTGTCATGACTACACCAGGTGGTAAAGGCGCTTTTCCAACACATCATCCGTTATCCCTTGGCAGTTTCGGCCTGGGAGGAACCGCTGCAGCAGAGACTTATGTAGAAGAGGGCATTGACGTGATGCTAGTAATCGGAACCCGCTTATCGGACATGTCAACTGCTGGGCTTCATCCGAATCTTTATCCTAAACACATCATCCAATTTGATCAAGAGGAAGTATTTGTAGGTAAAACCATTTTAGTTGATACGTTGCTTATCAAAGGCGATGCGAAACAAAATTTATCTACACTCATCATGCAATATGCGCCTGATCATTCTGTACATAAACGTAACCTTACGTCTTATTGGTTAGAAGAAAAGAGCGCAAGAGAACAAATAGCAAGAAAAGAATCGAAGAATGACCGGTTGTCCACAGCAAATGTCATGTTGCATCTAAGAGATTTCTTACCACCTGACACAGTTGTTTATGGTGATGACGGCAGCCATACCTTTTATGGTATTAAGTATTTCGACACCTTAAAACCTGGAACTTTTTACTTCGATGATGTCTTTGGTGCTATGGGACATGGACTCGGATTAGCTATCGGCGCTTCTTTGGTTAAACAGGATCAACCAATTGTCTGTTTTGTCGGAGATGGTTGTTTTATGATGCACGGGATGGAACTTTCGACTGCTGTAGATCAACAGGCAAATGTTACATTCGTCGTATTTAATAACGGCATGCTCGACATGGTAGACAAAGGAATGAAAATCGGCCTTGGCAAATCAGCAGGTACGACTTATCAATATGGTATCAATGCTACGCAATTCGGAGTCTCAATAGGAATGGACAGCACGAGATGTCAAAGTATGTATGAAATAGAAACTGCCATTAAACAAGCGGTAGAAACAGATGGTCCCTCTATTGTCGAAGTTTTAACGTGTAAGGATGAGGTACCACCTACGTTGAAGAGAGGTTAA
- a CDS encoding GNAT family N-acetyltransferase yields MQFTAKNMNEEIVNLILSWRYQAPYDFYNNENIEETRNEFLDGSYQAVFTNSGELFGFFCTGQSAQIPIAEKLGLYREQMIDVGLGIHPLYTGNGHGYTFCSFILQSIRKQKENLPFRLSVASFNKRAIHCSDS; encoded by the coding sequence ATGCAGTTTACCGCTAAAAATATGAATGAAGAAATCGTCAACCTAATTTTAAGCTGGCGATACCAGGCGCCTTATGATTTTTACAATAACGAGAATATTGAAGAAACCAGAAATGAATTTCTTGATGGTTCCTATCAAGCTGTATTTACTAATTCTGGTGAGTTGTTTGGGTTTTTCTGCACAGGACAGAGCGCCCAGATACCTATTGCAGAAAAATTAGGATTATACCGCGAACAAATGATTGATGTTGGACTTGGCATCCATCCGCTTTACACAGGTAATGGGCACGGTTATACTTTTTGCTCATTTATTCTTCAATCCATACGGAAGCAAAAGGAAAACTTGCCATTTCGTTTATCGGTTGCCAGCTTTAACAAGAGAGCGATCCATTGCTCGGATTCGTGA
- a CDS encoding sigma-70 family RNA polymerase sigma factor, with amino-acid sequence MERIEKEELLEEVMIEHGDDLVRLAFHYVKDQETAKDMVQNSFIKCYEKIELFRFDSSLKTWLYRITINQCKDHLKSWHVRKVSVKNILEHAVASILPSTEDKVIQDVSNQEMKSFVQTLSTNYQEVIYLYYYKSFTIAEIAEVTGLNNNTVKTRLSRAKQKLRNLMKEDRIYD; translated from the coding sequence ATGGAACGAATAGAAAAAGAGGAGCTGTTGGAAGAAGTTATGATAGAACATGGTGATGATTTAGTACGCTTAGCTTTTCATTATGTAAAAGATCAAGAGACCGCCAAAGATATGGTGCAAAATTCTTTTATTAAATGTTATGAGAAAATAGAGCTTTTTCGTTTTGATTCTTCTCTTAAAACATGGCTTTATCGAATTACAATTAACCAATGCAAAGACCATCTGAAGAGTTGGCACGTGAGAAAAGTGAGTGTCAAAAATATATTGGAGCATGCGGTAGCATCGATATTGCCATCCACGGAAGACAAGGTGATTCAGGATGTATCGAATCAAGAAATGAAAAGCTTTGTGCAAACATTATCTACCAATTATCAAGAGGTCATTTATTTATATTATTATAAATCATTCACGATTGCGGAAATAGCAGAAGTGACTGGGTTAAATAATAATACTGTAAAAACAAGGCTAAGCAGAGCAAAGCAAAAATTAAGAAATCTTATGAAGGAGGATCGTATTTATGACTAA
- a CDS encoding LCP family glycopolymer transferase, translating into MTKIDDKELFTYLDDEKLNFTEKDRKQTFDKIYYKQHAQTDRKYPFAPIAGSLLVICIMLALFIPGLKDAIQQPASENSDMTYSVLIMGNSEEDRHMRRTNIHILLTYNKSNNSMKLLSLPRDTYVKIFNSQREVIVQDKLLHASAYNSTIKPVMQTVSHYLQVPIDYYAIVSEDKILSQLEIDRKQLIYKEPSFSDIQTLLNESETDIPSEIFEELQKVKNGVGTVEVVNISDGLQLQYKNNLVYQTVDEHTLNNTSEILNQHLEGQIKE; encoded by the coding sequence ATGACTAAAATAGACGATAAAGAATTATTCACTTATTTGGATGATGAAAAGCTGAATTTTACGGAAAAAGACAGGAAACAGACGTTTGATAAAATCTATTATAAGCAACATGCTCAGACTGATCGGAAATACCCTTTTGCTCCGATAGCAGGTTCTCTGCTTGTTATTTGTATTATGCTTGCTTTGTTCATTCCTGGACTAAAGGATGCTATTCAACAGCCAGCCTCAGAGAATAGTGACATGACTTATTCTGTTTTGATAATGGGGAATAGTGAAGAAGACCGACATATGAGAAGAACTAATATTCATATTTTACTAACCTATAATAAAAGTAATAATAGTATGAAACTTTTGTCGCTGCCAAGAGATACGTATGTAAAGATTTTTAATTCTCAAAGGGAAGTAATTGTACAGGATAAACTGCTGCACGCCTCTGCATATAATTCAACCATTAAACCAGTTATGCAAACTGTATCTCATTATCTTCAGGTACCGATAGATTATTATGCCATTGTTTCTGAAGATAAAATCCTTTCGCAATTAGAAATTGATAGAAAACAATTAATCTATAAGGAACCAAGTTTTTCAGATATTCAGACGTTGTTAAATGAAAGTGAGACAGATATACCAAGCGAAATATTCGAAGAACTCCAGAAGGTGAAAAATGGTGTTGGAACAGTGGAGGTTGTCAATATTTCAGATGGCTTACAATTACAATATAAAAACAATCTAGTTTATCAAACAGTTGATGAACATACGTTAAATAATACGAGCGAAATATTGAACCAGCATTTAGAGGGGCAGATAAAAGAATAA
- a CDS encoding ArsR/SmtB family transcription factor, which yields MLAVDVDTKVKFLHGFSHKTRIQILECIKNTEKTVSQIVEDIDGNQSNISQHLACLKGCGIIVGRQQGKYIYYSLRNQQVRDLLSMFDDVLMEVQQDVATCENHIAGGEC from the coding sequence ATGCTGGCGGTCGATGTCGATACTAAAGTGAAGTTTTTACATGGATTTTCACATAAAACACGCATTCAGATTCTGGAATGTATAAAAAATACGGAAAAAACAGTTTCGCAAATTGTTGAAGATATAGATGGGAATCAGTCTAATATTTCACAGCACCTTGCCTGCTTGAAAGGATGCGGAATCATTGTTGGCAGACAGCAAGGGAAATACATCTATTACAGTTTGCGAAATCAGCAGGTACGAGATCTATTATCCATGTTTGACGATGTGTTGATGGAGGTTCAACAAGATGTAGCAACCTGCGAAAATCATATAGCAGGTGGTGAGTGTTAA